The proteins below are encoded in one region of Streptomyces sp. NBC_00490:
- a CDS encoding fatty acyl-AMP ligase, producing MDSRRPPLAPVFRSLPEYVRHWAETTPDRRAFTFVDHPAPHSRGVHRTLTWRRLDLRMRAMAARLAAEAEPGERVAVLCPQGTDYITAFLGALAAGLVAVPLYPPGLPGQGDRLSAVLADARPAVVVTAGQVLAEVSELCEGRDVKVVAGDQVPDATAGDWQLPALDAEAVAYLQYTSGSTRTPAGVEITHANVVANARQALAAYGADVHPVTCVGWLPLYHDMGLVLSVAAPVVRGLLSVLMDPVAFLHEPVRWLRLLAAHPRALSAAPNFAYDYCASTVTEAQKADLRLDGVFALINGSEPVRAGTADRFHAAFAAQGLPPETHCPSYGLAEATVFVSAARPWQPWRRFALDRDALATGKALPARPDDPRAVLLTGCGAPAGQRVRIADPVSREALAEGEVGEIWVQGPNVGRGYRNQEPQTLRVFGAELADVAAGPGKWLRTGDLGTVLDGQLIVTGRLKDLIVVDGRNHYPQDVEATAQDAHPAVRRDRLAAFGVPGSSGERVIVVAEHARAVPLADIDVPALVRTVRAAVSARHGLRLSDVVLVPPGTVPRTSSGKVSRALTRERYLAGAYAAEVAG from the coding sequence GGGCGTTCACCTTCGTCGACCATCCCGCGCCGCATTCGCGCGGCGTCCACCGCACACTGACCTGGCGCCGACTGGACCTGCGGATGCGGGCCATGGCCGCCCGGCTCGCCGCAGAGGCGGAGCCCGGGGAGCGGGTCGCGGTGCTGTGTCCGCAGGGGACGGACTACATCACCGCCTTTCTCGGGGCGCTGGCCGCCGGCCTGGTCGCCGTACCGCTGTATCCACCGGGGCTGCCCGGGCAGGGCGACCGGCTGTCGGCGGTGCTGGCGGACGCGCGCCCGGCGGTCGTGGTGACGGCCGGTCAGGTCCTGGCGGAGGTAAGCGAGTTGTGCGAGGGCCGGGACGTGAAAGTCGTCGCCGGGGACCAGGTGCCCGACGCCACCGCCGGTGACTGGCAGCTCCCCGCCCTCGACGCCGAGGCGGTCGCGTACCTCCAGTACACCTCCGGCTCGACCCGCACCCCGGCGGGTGTGGAGATCACCCATGCCAATGTCGTCGCCAACGCCCGCCAGGCGCTGGCCGCCTACGGTGCCGACGTGCATCCGGTGACCTGTGTGGGCTGGCTGCCGCTGTACCACGACATGGGACTCGTGCTCAGTGTCGCGGCGCCGGTGGTGCGGGGGCTGTTGTCCGTGCTCATGGATCCGGTGGCCTTCCTGCACGAACCGGTGCGCTGGCTGCGGCTGCTGGCCGCGCACCCACGCGCGCTGAGCGCGGCGCCCAACTTCGCCTACGACTACTGCGCGTCGACGGTCACCGAGGCACAGAAGGCCGACCTGCGGCTGGACGGCGTCTTCGCCCTGATCAACGGAAGCGAGCCGGTCCGCGCCGGCACGGCCGACCGATTCCACGCCGCGTTCGCCGCCCAGGGACTCCCCCCGGAGACACACTGTCCGTCGTACGGGCTGGCCGAGGCGACCGTGTTCGTCAGTGCCGCCCGCCCTTGGCAGCCGTGGCGCAGATTCGCGCTCGACCGTGACGCCCTGGCCACCGGGAAGGCCCTGCCCGCGCGGCCCGACGATCCGAGGGCCGTGCTGCTGACCGGCTGCGGGGCTCCGGCGGGCCAGCGCGTGCGGATCGCCGACCCGGTGTCGCGGGAGGCACTGGCCGAGGGCGAGGTCGGCGAGATCTGGGTGCAGGGCCCCAACGTGGGGCGCGGATACCGGAACCAGGAGCCCCAGACCCTGCGCGTCTTCGGGGCCGAACTCGCCGACGTCGCGGCCGGGCCGGGCAAGTGGCTGCGCACCGGCGATCTGGGGACGGTCCTGGACGGGCAGTTGATCGTCACCGGGCGACTGAAGGACCTCATCGTCGTCGACGGACGCAACCACTATCCGCAGGACGTCGAGGCCACGGCCCAGGACGCCCATCCGGCCGTACGACGCGACCGGCTCGCCGCGTTCGGCGTACCGGGCAGCTCCGGGGAACGGGTCATCGTCGTCGCGGAGCACGCACGAGCCGTGCCGCTCGCCGACATCGACGTACCGGCCCTCGTGCGGACCGTACGCGCGGCCGTCTCCGCCCGGCACGGGCTGCGGCTCTCCGACGTGGTTCTCGTCCCGCCGGGCACGGTGCCCCGTACCTCCAGCGGAAAGGTGTCCAGGGCGCTGACCCGCGAGCGCTATCTGGCGGGTGCCTACGCGGCGGAGGTCGCGGGATGA